One stretch of Punica granatum isolate Tunisia-2019 chromosome 5, ASM765513v2, whole genome shotgun sequence DNA includes these proteins:
- the LOC116207724 gene encoding uncharacterized protein LOC116207724 isoform X1, producing MSQGFWMPKGGGDSNDGEMAYDSTSRVEAKRSHQWFMDGSESDLLPSKKQALELTSNNSFLELLNSNPSQWGAASGFQTASGHLGEQLFDAESARMVNYDERGIPSIGAGKMNMAMGRKIHEDLLLSDSSFGLSMSHVSEDPASGLNYGGARKVKVSQVKGPEHVIPVSMGHGYNKMESNHLFMPHAFVRNDENPISLALPSGLGAGDDSIISLGNTNGGDNSGISMGKPHGVEDESASIGQTYREDENSVSIGHVIGKECNNIMSIGQGYQSDGCTMSMNHMYNKEGNSSSVSVGNSYEKSENIMSHSFGKGQSTIISFGGGDDDTNSSSRLVYNYEMLMGQASLQMPDAIGNMGLVGSNGDAQVILSGAGSNSKKKEEHNINKKSPSNNFPSNVRSLLSTGILDGVHVKYIAWSREKELRGIIRGCGYLCGCASCNYTKVINAYEFERHAGCKTKHPNNHIYFENGKTIYGTVQELRSTPQHMLFEVMQTITGSPINQKSFRLWKESYLAATRELQRIYGKDDGKVLS from the exons ATG AGCCAGGGATTTTGGATGCCCAAAGGGGGTGGCGATTCAAATGATGGCGAGATGGCTTATGATAGTACTTCCAGAGTGGAAGCAAAGCGCTCTCATCAGTGGTTCATGGATGGTTCTGAGTCAGATCTTCTCCCCAGCAAGAAGCAGGCACTAGAACTTACGAGCAACAACTCATTTTTAGAATTGTTAAATAGTAATCCATCCCAATGGGGCGCTGCTTCTGGCTTTCAAACTGCCTCTGGTCATCTTGGTGAACAGTTATTTGATGCTGAGTCTGCAAGAATGGTTAACTATGATGAGAGAGGCATTCCGTCAATTGGTGCTGGGAAAATGAATATGGCCATGGGGAGGAAGATTCATGAGGATCTTCTTCTCAGTGATTCCTCATTTGGTTTATCAATGTCGCATGTGTCAGAAGATCCTGCATCAGGTCTGAATTATGGTGGCGCTAGAAAAGTTAAAGTCAGCCAGGTTAAGGGCCCCGAGCACGTCATTCCTGTATCCATGGGACATGGCTACAACAAAATGGAGAGCAATCACTTGTTTATGCCTCATGCATTTGTAAGGAATGATGAAAATCCCATATCATTGGCTCTCCCTTCGGGCTTAGGAGCTGGGGATGACAGCATTATATCATTGGGCAATACAAATGGGGGAGATAACAGTGGCATATCAATGGGAAAACCTCATGGAGTTGAAGATGAGAGTGCATCTATAGGACAAACATACCGAGAGGATGAAAATAGTGTGTCTATTGGTCATGTGATAGGCAAGGAATGCAACAATATCATGTCCATAGGTCAAGGTTACCAATCAGATGGTTGTACAATGTCGATGAATCATATGTATAACAAGGAAGGGAATAGCAGTTCAGTTTCTGTTGGTAACAGTTATGAGAAGAGCGAAAATATAATGAGTCACTCTTTTGGTAAAGGACAAAGTACCATTATATCCTTTGGTGGTGGTGATGACGACACCAACTCCTCGAGCAGGCTCGTTTATAATTATGAGATGTTGATGGGCCAAGCTTCTTTACAAATGCCAGATGCAATTGGAAACATGGGTTTGGTTGGGTCTAATGGTGATGCCCAGGTCATTTTATCTGGAGCCGGCAGTAACTCCAAGAAGAAAGAGGAGCATAATATCAATAAGAAATCTCCTTCAAACAACTTCCCCTCAAACGTCCGCAGCTTGCTATCAACAGGCATTTTAGATGGAGTTCATGTGAAGTACATAGCTTGGTCTCGGGAG AAGGAGCTCCGTGGCATTATAAGAGGTTGTGGATATTTATGTGGCTGTGCATCATGTAATTACACTAAG GTAATAAATGCGTATGAGTTTGAACGCCACGCTGGTTGCAAAACTAAACACCCGAATAACCACATATACTTTGAGAATGGGAAAACCATCTACGGGACGGTCCAAGAGCTCAGGAGCACTCCTCAGCATATGCTGTTTGAGGTTATGCAAACAATAACGGGTTCACCAATCAATCAGAAGTCCTTTCGACTTTGGAAAG AATCATACCTAGCTGCAACTCGAGAGCTGCAACGCATATATGGGAAAGATGATGGGAAAGTATTATCATAA
- the LOC116207724 gene encoding uncharacterized protein LOC116207724 isoform X2 translates to MSQGFWMPKGGGDSNDGEMAYDSTSRVEAKRSHQWFMDGSESDLLPSKKQALELTSNNSFLELLNSNPSQWGAASGFQTASGHLGEQLFDAESARMVNYDERGIPSIGAGKMNMAMGRKIHEDLLLSDSSFGLSMSHVSEDPASGLNYGGARKVKVSQVKGPEHVIPVSMGHGYNKMESNHLFMPHAFVRNDENPISLALPSGLGAGDDSIISLGNTNGGDNSGISMGKPHGVEDESASIGQTYREDENSVSIGHVIGKECNNIMSIGQGYQSDGCTMSMNHMYNKEGNSSSVSVGNSYEKSENIMSHSFGKGQSTIISFGGGDDDTNSSSRLVYNYEMLMGQASLQMPDAIGNMGLVGSNGDAQVILSGAGSNSKKKEEHNINKKSPSNNFPSNVRSLLSTGILDGVHVKYIAWSREELRGIIRGCGYLCGCASCNYTKVINAYEFERHAGCKTKHPNNHIYFENGKTIYGTVQELRSTPQHMLFEVMQTITGSPINQKSFRLWKESYLAATRELQRIYGKDDGKVLS, encoded by the exons ATG AGCCAGGGATTTTGGATGCCCAAAGGGGGTGGCGATTCAAATGATGGCGAGATGGCTTATGATAGTACTTCCAGAGTGGAAGCAAAGCGCTCTCATCAGTGGTTCATGGATGGTTCTGAGTCAGATCTTCTCCCCAGCAAGAAGCAGGCACTAGAACTTACGAGCAACAACTCATTTTTAGAATTGTTAAATAGTAATCCATCCCAATGGGGCGCTGCTTCTGGCTTTCAAACTGCCTCTGGTCATCTTGGTGAACAGTTATTTGATGCTGAGTCTGCAAGAATGGTTAACTATGATGAGAGAGGCATTCCGTCAATTGGTGCTGGGAAAATGAATATGGCCATGGGGAGGAAGATTCATGAGGATCTTCTTCTCAGTGATTCCTCATTTGGTTTATCAATGTCGCATGTGTCAGAAGATCCTGCATCAGGTCTGAATTATGGTGGCGCTAGAAAAGTTAAAGTCAGCCAGGTTAAGGGCCCCGAGCACGTCATTCCTGTATCCATGGGACATGGCTACAACAAAATGGAGAGCAATCACTTGTTTATGCCTCATGCATTTGTAAGGAATGATGAAAATCCCATATCATTGGCTCTCCCTTCGGGCTTAGGAGCTGGGGATGACAGCATTATATCATTGGGCAATACAAATGGGGGAGATAACAGTGGCATATCAATGGGAAAACCTCATGGAGTTGAAGATGAGAGTGCATCTATAGGACAAACATACCGAGAGGATGAAAATAGTGTGTCTATTGGTCATGTGATAGGCAAGGAATGCAACAATATCATGTCCATAGGTCAAGGTTACCAATCAGATGGTTGTACAATGTCGATGAATCATATGTATAACAAGGAAGGGAATAGCAGTTCAGTTTCTGTTGGTAACAGTTATGAGAAGAGCGAAAATATAATGAGTCACTCTTTTGGTAAAGGACAAAGTACCATTATATCCTTTGGTGGTGGTGATGACGACACCAACTCCTCGAGCAGGCTCGTTTATAATTATGAGATGTTGATGGGCCAAGCTTCTTTACAAATGCCAGATGCAATTGGAAACATGGGTTTGGTTGGGTCTAATGGTGATGCCCAGGTCATTTTATCTGGAGCCGGCAGTAACTCCAAGAAGAAAGAGGAGCATAATATCAATAAGAAATCTCCTTCAAACAACTTCCCCTCAAACGTCCGCAGCTTGCTATCAACAGGCATTTTAGATGGAGTTCATGTGAAGTACATAGCTTGGTCTCGGGAG GAGCTCCGTGGCATTATAAGAGGTTGTGGATATTTATGTGGCTGTGCATCATGTAATTACACTAAG GTAATAAATGCGTATGAGTTTGAACGCCACGCTGGTTGCAAAACTAAACACCCGAATAACCACATATACTTTGAGAATGGGAAAACCATCTACGGGACGGTCCAAGAGCTCAGGAGCACTCCTCAGCATATGCTGTTTGAGGTTATGCAAACAATAACGGGTTCACCAATCAATCAGAAGTCCTTTCGACTTTGGAAAG AATCATACCTAGCTGCAACTCGAGAGCTGCAACGCATATATGGGAAAGATGATGGGAAAGTATTATCATAA
- the LOC116207725 gene encoding WAT1-related protein At2g37460, translated as MEQGKGCLQRLKPFIAVIFLQFGLSGMDVICKAALNEGISNYVLVVYRHAIATIVMAPFAIIFDKKTRPKMTLSIFIKLLVLGLLEPVIGQNLYYLGMKHTTATFAAAMCNVLPAITFIMACILRLEKVKLRSIRTQAKVVGTLATVAGAMIMTLMKGPIIELIWTRGRTKYQHGSGGTNLHDSIKGSLMITVGCFSWACFMILQAVTLETYPAELSLTAWICLLGTIEGSVLALIMERGKPSVWAIGWNTKLLAAIYSGVVCSGLAYYIQGVVMKERGAVFVTAFSPLNMVIVAIMGSFILAEQLFLGRVLGAIIIVAGLYLVVWGKSKDYGSSSKPIDEQITLPTQMKNSGGKGKKSFDHEVVTIHATDKEKSTADGKVDEKTDSVPA; from the exons ATGGAGCAAGGGAAGGGATGCTTACAGAGGCTGAAGCCCTTCATCGCAGTCATCTTCTTGCAGTTCGGCCTCTCGGGGATGGATGTCATCTGTAAGGCTGCACTGAATGAGGGAATAAGCAATTACGTGCTCGTTGTGTACCGCCACGCCATAGCAACAATCGTGATGGCCCCTTTTGCGATCATCTTCGACAA GAAAACAAGGCCAAAGATGACTCTGTCGATCTTCATCAAACTACTGGTGCTTGGCTTACTTGA GCCAGTCATCGGCCAAAACCTGTATTACCTTGGCATGAAGCACACAACAGCAACATTTGCAGCGGCCATGTGCAATGTCCTCCCTGCCATCACCTTCATAATGGCTTGCATCCTAAG GCTGGAGAAGGTAAAGCTTAGAAGCATCCGGACCCAAGCTAAGGTGGTTGGGACATTAGCAACGGTTGCAGGAGCTATGATCATGACTTTGATGAAAGGACCGATAATTGAATTAATATGGACAAGAGGAAGAACAAAGTATCAACATGGAAGTGGAGGAACCAATCTCCATGACTCCATCAAGGGTTCTCTGATGATCACAGTGGGATGCTTCAGTTGGGCTTGCTTCATGATTCTGCAA GCTGTAACACTCGAAACATATCCCGCCGAGCTCTCTCTCACAGCTTGGATTTGCTTACTGGGAACAATTGAAGGCTCTGTTCTAGCACTCATCATGGAAAGGGGAAAGCCTTCCGTCTGGGCTATAGGTTGGAACACCAAACTGCTGGCAGCCATATACAGT GGAGTTGTGTGCTCAGGATTGGCTTACTACATTCAAGGTGTGGTTATGAAAGAAAGAGGGGCGGTTTTTGTGACAGCTTTCAGTCCTCTAAACATGGTAATTGTTGCGATCATGGGGTCATTCATTTTGGCAGAGCAACTCTTCTTGGGAAG GGTTCTCGGTGCAATTATCATAGTTGCAGGCCTCTATCTAGTTGTGTGGGGCAAGAGCAAAGATTATGGATCCTCATCGAAACCAATCGATGAGCAAATAACCCTACCCACACAGATGAAAAACAGTGGAGGCAAAGGGAAGAAGTCATTTGATcacgaggtggtcacgataCATGCCACTGACAAGGAAAAATCAACTGCAGATGGGAAAGTAGATGAGAAAACAGATTCTGTCCCAGCTTAA
- the LOC116207580 gene encoding soluble inorganic pyrophosphatase 4-like translates to MAPPSETPVKGADSQPRSQAPLNERILSSLTRRSIAAHPWHDLEIGPGAPKTFNCVIEIGKGSKVKYELDKKTGLIKVDRVLYSSVVYPHNYGFIPRTLCEDNDPLDVLIIMQEPVLPGCFLRAKAIGLMPMIDQGEKDDKIIAVCADDPEYRHYNDIKELPPHRLAEIRRFFEDYKKNENKEVAVNDFLPASAALKAIQHSMDLYATYIVENLRR, encoded by the exons ATGGCTCCGCCTAGCGAGACTCCAGTCAAGGGTGCTGACTCCCAGCCTCGCTCACAAGCACCGCTGAATGAGAGAATCCTTTCATCCTTGACCAGGAGGTCTATTGCTGCGCACCCTTGGCATGATCTTGAGATAG GACCTGGAGCTCCAAAAACTTTCAACTGT GTGATTGAAATTGGTAAGGGGAGCAAGGTGAAATACGAACTTGACAAGAAAACTGGACTTATCAAG GTTGACCGTGTGCTGTACTCATCGGTTGTGTATCCCCACAACTATGGTTTCATTCCCCGCACTCTCTGTGAGGACAACGACCCCTTAGATGTCTTAATCATCATGCAG GAGCCTGTTCTTCCAGGATGTTTCCTTCGGGCTAAAGCCATCGGCCTTATGCCTATGATTGATCAG GGTGAGAAAGATGACAAAATAATTGCTGTTTGCGCTGATGATCCTGAGTACCGACACTACAATGACATCAAGGAACTCCCCCCTCACCGTCTGGCCGAGATTCGTCGCTTCTTCGAAGACT ACAAGAAAAATGAGAACAAGGAAGTTGCAGTGAACGATTTCCTCCCAGCTTCTGCTGCCCTGAAAGCAATTCAGCATTCCAT GGATCTGTATGCAACCTACATCGTGGAGAACTTAAGGCGGTAG
- the LOC116207579 gene encoding uncharacterized protein LOC116207579, whose translation MSSFTNSTTNFDNLLLQTLMGRLQIRPPQPSSAAAASHHPLISQSLEDLLFDAVNNLSDLDDDDDEDDDYGTDSKTQLAREESKLEKEIIKVILAGNTDSLKPNSGQAVTIGEHHICVGFHEETGSEYRVWEWHGHIMLFDEEEGYMPEYIYGNYFERLKGKPRRGVEAVKDKEEEEVEKKEEEQVGNLGLRELIDGGESAGAARILHRNANAGSPSGMKYI comes from the exons ATGAGCTCCTTCACCAATTCCACCACCAACTTCGACAATCTTCTCCTCCAAACCCTGATGGGCCGGCTCCAAATCCGCCCGCCACAACCCtcctccgccgccgccgcctccCACCACCCTCTCATTTCTCAGTCCCTTGAGGACCTCCTATTCGACGCCGTCAACAACCTCTCCGACTTGGACGATGATGACGATGAGGACGACGACTACGGGACTGATTCTAAAACCCAGCTCGCAAGGGAAGAGTCCAAGCTCGAGAAGGAAATCATCAAGGTGATCCTCGCCGGCAACACCGATTCCCTCAAACCCAATTCAG GTCAAGCTGTCACCATCGGCGAGCACCATATTTGTGTCGGGTTCCACGAGGAAACCGGATCAGAGTATCGGGTATGGGAGTGGCACGGTCATATTATGCTCTTTGATGAAGAGGAGGGGTATATGCCCGAGTATATATACGGGAACTACTTTGAGAGATTGAAGGGTAAACCACGAAGAGGAGTGGAGGCTGTTAAGGacaaggaagaggaggaggtggagaagaaggaagaggagcAGGTGGGGAACTTGGGGTTGAGAGAGTTGATCGATGGTGGAGAATCAGCAGGAGCAGCTCGGATTCTTCACAGGAATGCCAATGCTGGTTCCCCGAG CGGTATGAAATACATCTGA
- the LOC116207582 gene encoding histone H2B.8-like, which yields MAPKPAGEKKPAGEKAPAEKRPKAEKKISKDGGDLKKKKKAKKSSETYKIYIFKVLKQVHPDIGISSKAMGIMNSFINDIFEKLAQEASRLARYNKKPTITSREIQTAVRLVLPGELAKHAVSEGTKAVTKFTSS from the coding sequence ATGGCACCGAAGCCCGCAGGGGAGAAGAAGCCCGCAGGGGAGAAGGCCCCGGCGGAGAAGCGGCCGAAGGCGGAGAAGAAGATCTCCAAGGACGGCGGCgacctgaagaagaagaagaaggcgaAGAAGAGCAGCGAGACCTACAAGATCTACATCTTCAAAGTCCTGAAGCAGGTCCACCCGGATATCGGGATCTCCAGCAAGGCGATGGGGATCATGAACAGCTTCATCAATGACATCTTCGAGAAGTTGGCCCAGGAAGCTTCTAGGCTCGCGAGGTACAACAAGAAGCCCACAATCACGTCTCGGGAGATCCAGACCGCAGTCAGGCTCGTCCTCCCGGGGGAGCTCGCCAAGCACGCCGTGTCCGAGGGCACAAAGGCCGTCACCAAGTTCACCAGCTCCTAA
- the LOC116209594 gene encoding histone H2A yields the protein METGGKMKKGAGGRKGGGPKKKPVSRSVKAGLQFPVGRIGRYLKKGRYSERVGTGAPVYLAAVLEYLAAEVLELAGNAARDNKKNRIIPRHVLLAVRNDEELGKLLAGVTIAHGGVLPNINPVLLPKKTDKATKEPKSPSKATKSPKKA from the exons ATGGAAACCGGAgggaagatgaagaagggcGCCGGCGGTAGGAAGGGAGGCGGCCCGAAGAAGAAACCCGTTTCCCGGTCCGTCAAGGCCGGCCTGCAGTTCCCTGTCGGTCGTATCGGTCGGTACCTGAAGAAGGGAAGGTATTCAGAGCGTGTCGGCACCGGAGCTCCGGTATACTTGGCTGCCGTGCTCGAGTATCTTGCCGCTGAG GTTCTCGAGTTGGCTGGTAATGCTGCGAGGGATAACAAGAAGAACAGAATCATCCCGAGGCATGTCCTCTTGGCAGTGAGGAACGATGAGGAGCTCGGAAAGTTGCTTGCGGGCGTGACCATTGCCCACGGAGGAGTCCTTCCGAACATCAaccctgttcttcttcctaAGAAAACTGACAAGGCCACCAAGGAACCCAAGTCCCCATCAAAGGCCACGAAGTCCCCCAAGAAGGCTTAG